A part of Sus scrofa isolate TJ Tabasco breed Duroc chromosome 15, Sscrofa11.1, whole genome shotgun sequence genomic DNA contains:
- the LOC100522404 gene encoding intestinal-type alkaline phosphatase-like — MQGGWVLLLLGLRLPLSLGFIPVEEEDPAFWNRQAAQALDVAKKLQPIQTAAKNLILFLGDGMGVPTVTATRILKGQMNGKPGPETPLAMDRFPYLALSKTYNVDRQVPDSAGTATAYLCGVKANYQTIGLSAAARYNQCNTTQGNEVISVMNRAKKAGKSVGVVTTTRVQHASPAGTYAHTVNRNWYSDVNLPAEAQAQGCQDIATQLVYNMDIDVILGGGRKYMFPEGTPDPEYPDDASQNGVRKDKRNLVQEWQDKYQGARYVWNRRTFLQAAQDPSVTHLMGLFEPADMKFEAERDVSMDPSLEEMTEMALQMLSRNPRGFYLFVEGGRIDHGHHEGIAYMALTESVMFDTAIDKAGQLTSEKDTLILVTADHSHVFSFGGYTLRGSSVFGLAPSKALDLKPYTSILYGNGPGYALNGSSRPSVTGSEISDRMYRQQAAVPLESETHGGEDVAVFARGPQAHLVHGVQEQSFVAHVMAFAACLEPYTDCNLRPPEGLSNAAHPRPVACPPSLLLLLAGALLLLLMPALH, encoded by the exons ATGCAGGGCGGctgggtgctgctgctgctgggcctgCGGCTGCCGCTCTCCCTTGGCTTCATCCCAG TTGAGGAGGAAGACCCAGCCTTCTGGAACCGCcaggcagcccaggccctggaTGTTGCCAAGAAGCTGCAACCCATCCAGACGGCGGCCAAGAACCTCATTCTCTTTCTGGGGGATG GGATGGGGGTGCCCACGGTGACAGCCACTCGGATCCTAAAGGGGCAGATGAATGGCAAGCCGGGACCTGAGACGCCCCTGGCCATGGACCGATTCCCGTACCTGGCTCTGTCCAAG ACATACAACGTGGACAGACAGGTGCCAGACAGCGCAGGCACGGCCACCGCCTACCTCTGCGGGGTCAAGGCCAACTACCAGACCATCGGTTTAAGCGCGGCCGCCCGCTATAACCAGTGCAACACGACCCAGGGCAATGAGGTCATCTCCGTGATGAACCGGGCCAAGAAAGCAG GGAAGTCGGTGGGAGTGGTGACCACCACGAGGGTGCAGCATGCCTCGCCGGCTGGTACCTATGCACACACGGTGAACAGAAATTGGTACTCCGATGTCAACTTGCCTGCCGAGGCACAGGCACAGGGCTGCCAGGACATCGCCACTCAGCTCGTCTACAACATGGACATCGAT GTGATCCTGGGTGGAGGCCGCAAGTACATGTTTCCAGAGGGGACCCCGGACCCTGAATACCCAGACGATGCCAGTCAGAACGGAGTTCGGAAGGACAAGCGGAACCTGGTACAGGAGTGGCAGGACAAGTACCAG GGAGCCCGGTATGTGTGGAACCGCAGGACATTCCTTCAGGCCGCCCAGGACCCCAGCGTAACACACCTCATGG GCCTCTTTGAGCCGGCAGACATGAAATTTGAGGCCGAGCGAGACGTCAGCATGGACCCCTCCTTGGAGGAGATGACAGAGATGGCCCTGCAGATGCTGAGCAGGAACCCCCGTGGCTTCTACCTCTTCGTGGAGG GAGGCCGCATTGACCACGGACACCACGAGGGCATAGCCTACATGGCTCTGACCGAGAGTGTCATGTTTGACACCGCCATCGACAAGGCTGGCCAGCTCACTAGCGAAAAGGACACACTTATCCTGGTCACGGCCGACCACTCTCATGTCTTCTCTTTTGGTGGCTACACATTGCGTGGAAGCTCCGTTTTTG GCCTGGCCCCCAGCAAGGCCTTGGATCTCAAGCCATATACCTCCATCCTTTATGGCAACGGCCCGGGCTATGCTCTGAATGGAAGCTCAAGACCCAGCGTCACTGGGAGCGAGATTA GCGACCGCATGTACCGGCAGCAGGCGGCCGTGCCCCTGGAAAGCGAGACCCACGGCGGCGAGGATGTGGCGGTGTTCGCGCGCGGCCCGCAGGCGCACCTGGTGCACGGCGTGCAAGAGCAGAGCTTCGTGGCGCACGTGATGGCCTTCGCCGCCTGCCTGGAGCCCTACACCGACTGCAACTTACGGCCGCCAGAAGGTCTTTCCAACGCCGCACACCCCAGGCCGGTGGCCTGCCCACcttcgctgctgctgctgctggcgggggcactgctgctgctgctgatgccCGCCCTGCACTGA